In the genome of Populus alba chromosome 11, ASM523922v2, whole genome shotgun sequence, one region contains:
- the LOC118031302 gene encoding phosphoglycerate mutase-like protein 1 has protein sequence MDANPALSLYPLEHSKILHLVRHAQGIHNVAGEKDHNALLSPEYFDAHLSPLGEQQAGNLRKQIHASGQLERIDLVITSPLCRALQTAIQVFGSEGQINGSKEANIDNSGISSLKFPPIVAVELCRERLGVHPCDKRRAISENRSRFPTIDFSLIESDEDISWKADARETDEEIAARGLKFMNWLWTRPEKEIAIVTHHRFLQHTLNALGNDSHPSVKNKMCKQFKNCELRSMIIVDKE, from the exons ATGGATGCCAATCCTGCTCTATCTCTGTACCCACTAGAGCATTCTAAAATCCTCCACCTG GTGAGGCATGCACAGGGAATCCACAACGTAGCAGGGGAGAAAGATCATAATGCCCTGTTATCTCCTGAATATTTTGATGCGCATCTGTCTCCTTTGGGCGAGCAACAG GCGGGCAATCTAAGGAAGCAAATTCATGCATCTGGACAACTTGAGAGGATTGATTTAGTCATCACTTCTCCTTTGTGCAG GGCCCTGCAAACCGCCATACAAGTCTTTGGTAGCGAAGGCCAGATAAATGGATCAAAGGAGGCCAATATAGACAATAGTGGGATATCAAGTCTCAAATTCCCACCAATTGTAGCAGTTGAACTTTGTCGAGAACGTTTG GGAGTTCATCCATGTGACAAGAGGAGAGCCATTAGCGAGAATCGGTCTCGTTTTCCTACAATTGATTTTTCATTG ATAGAAAGTGATGAAGACATCTCGTGGAAGGCTGATGCTAGGGAGACCGATGAGGAAATTGCAGCCAGGGGCTTGAAGTTTATGAACTG GTTGTGGACACGGCCAGAGAAAGAAATTGCAATAGTTACTCACCATAGATTCTTGCAGCACACATTGAATGCTTTGGGAAATGATTCTCATCCATCAGTGAAAAACAAGATGTGCAAACA ATTCAAGAACTGTGAACTTCGTTCAATGATCATTGTTGATAAAGAATAG
- the LOC118031301 gene encoding uncharacterized protein — protein MVKAVIGDETQLTSAEDRLSQSGLTSQVGLVIGKLSSKLDRGFIFDLVPTPPNDAGESACSILETTKDDNKRKGSKSKSQPAVDSSALNIDSDWVAEHARQVSRMLVGGMKVIGVYVWVSDSAFKNSTITLFQLLQTVKGVAEAAPVTETDWDERLLIHICYSPRRWTCRNCVLSSNITSSSIRPCDFKMGRVLSSLQAFRCTYNFKLRLPVTHESASNAQTLSSILRHVISVHAKELRDAKAMIDGNLVVGEELCTTDGTHEVELLLPFTKNSLVEASSQKDVAGVLVFGGSVCSYAYSNTKEPVMQAVADIKDDIIRSLQSRLDIICDEADEDPDPIDNDGKDLRLEKLPEKPVSRLVLNSLRKTCFLSFPRRVFVPWLAGTFICDYLQPSETVEVLKEHCIELMSMEAPTDPSTFLQPEIEAPSLITESFWDVAVPNHFTSVSSLEKSGQVDMSVESSRQSNQPFNFNVLAAVCFLLFAILVGFVLARQK, from the exons ATGGTGAAAGCAGTAATCGGAGACGAAACCCAACTAACTTCAGCCGAGGATCGCCTCAGCCAATCCGGTCTCACCTCTCAG GTGGGTTTGGTGATAGGAAAACTTAGCTCCAAATTAGATCGTGGCTTCATTTTCGATCTGGTCCCCACCCCACCAAACGATGCAGGAGAATCAGCCTGTTCAATCCTCGAAACCACCAAAGATGACAACAAGAGAAAGGGTTCCAAATCTAAATCACAACCCGCCGTTGATTCTTCTGCCTTGAACATCGATTCGGATTGGGTCGCTGAACATGCCCGTCAG GTTTCAAGAATGTTAGTGGGTGGCATGAAGGTTATTGGTGTTTATGTTTGGGTTAGTGATAGTGCTTTCAAGAATTCAACTATAACACTTTTCCAG CTTTTACAGACAGTGAAGGGAGTTGCAGAAGCTGCACCAGTTACTGAAACTGATTGGGATGAGAGATTGCTAATTCATATATGTTATAGTCCAAGGAG GTGGACGTGCCGGAATTGTGTGCTGTCTTCGAATATCACTTCAAGTAGTATACGGCCATGTGATTTTAAAATGGGAAGGGTCTTAAGTTCCCTTCAGGCATTTAGGTGTACATACAACTTCAAACTCAG ATTGCCTGTAACTCATGAGAGTGCATCAAATGCCCAAACATTGAGTTCAATTCTTCGTCATGTAATTTCTGTGCATGCTAAAGAGCTAAGGGATGCAAAGGCTATGATTGATGGGAATTTG GTTGTTGGTGAAGAGCTATGCACAACTGATGGTACGCATGAAGTTGAATTGCTGCTACCATTCACAAAGAATTCTTTGGTTGAAG CAAGCAGCCAGAAGGACGTTGCTGGTGTTCTTGTCTTTGGTGGATCCGTGTGCTCTTATGCATACTCAAACACAAAAGAACCAGTGATGCAGGCTGTTGCTGATATAAAG GATGATATCATCAGGAGTCTTCAAAGTAGACTTGATATCATCTGTGATGAAGCAGATGAAGATCCAGATCCTATCGACAATGATGGCAAGGATTTAAGGCTAGAAAAACTGCCTGAGAAACCTGTTTCAAGACTTGTCTTGAACTCTTTGAG GAAAACATGCTTTCTTTCATTTCCTCGAAGAGTCTTTGTTCCCTGGTTGGCTGGTACATTCATCTGTGACTACCTGCAACCATCTGAGACAGTTGAG GTTTTAAAAGAACATTGCATTGAGCTGATGTCCATGGAAGCTCCAACTGATCCCTCGACATTTCTCCAACCAGAAATCGAAGCTCCATCGCTAATCACTGAATCTTTTTGGGATGTTGCAGTTCCTAACCATTTCACATCTGTTTCTTCCTTAGAGAAGAGTGGACAAGTCGACATGAGTGTGGAAAGTAGCCGGCAATCTAATCAGCCATTTAATTTCAATGTATTAGCTGCTGTTTGcttccttctctttgcaatCTTGGTTGGGTTTGTGCTTGCAAGGCAAAAATAG
- the LOC118031489 gene encoding uncharacterized protein, with protein MCSDGGKIQPRLHDNQLAYIGGDTRILSVDHDVDALISVTSDEDLEHMMIEFDRLHRASAKNLLYHPPSAKAAVSAENPEFLFELDNNTVVPGTKFVDTQPSQPTVPEVVVKDVSAGSECGSEDRKLIGDAFEAFKQQTLDLRLHFAETYGENDTGHVSSNGYPMSTYVGNKQPVYLLQAPALRPVPGQVGKGYYGVQRVVQEVYSHVQQPAAGSIQLQKTTKAGGLMQPKFGVAERGQGGGVVNQDGEVANANANVMTPQNSRV; from the exons ATGTGTAGTGATGGTGGGAAAATCCAACCAAGACTCCACGATAACCAGCTCGCTTACATCGGAGGCGACACGAGAATCCTATCCGTCGATCACG ATGTTGATGCTTTGATTTCCGTTACAAGTGACGAGGATCTTGAGCACATGATGATTGAATTCGACCGGTTGCACCGTGCTTCCGCTAAG AATCTTCTTTACCACCCGCCAAGCGCCAAGGCGGCTGTTTCAGCGGAGAATCCGGAGTTTTTGTTCGAACTGGATAATAATACGGTTGTTCCAGGAACGAAATTTGTGGATACTCAACCTTCGCAGCCTACTGTGCCGGAGGTTGTTGTGAAAGATGTTTCTGCTGGTTCGGAATGTGGATCGGAGGATAGGAAATTGATTGGAGATGCCTTTGAGGCGTTTAAACAACAGACTCTGGATTTGAGACTACATTTTGCTG AAACTTACGGGGAAAATGACACCGGGCATGTGAGTTCAAATGGTTATCCCATGAGTACTTATGTTGGAAATAAGCAGCCAGTTTATTTACTTCAAGCACCAGCATTGAGACCGGTTCCTGGACAAGTTGGTAAAGGTTATTATGGAGTGCAGAGAGTTGTGCAGGAGGTTTACAGTCATGTCCAGCAACCGGCGGCTGGCTCAATTCAACTACAAAAGACGACGAAAGCTGGTGGATTGATGCAGCCAAAATTCGGAGTGGCTGAGCGAGG GCAAGGTGGTGGTGTGGTGAATCAGGATGGTGAGGTTGCTAATGCTAATGCTAATGTTATGACTCCACAGAATTCCCGTGTGTGA
- the LOC118031303 gene encoding phosphoglycerate mutase-like protein 1 isoform X1, with amino-acid sequence MSILYKTPLMPSPSPTLPLSLNNSLSFTTISFAISKPPRNLRPPLQRHPSSHTSSLPRCFSSLSEMDGTVGQCLYPLHRTKTIHLVRHAQGIHNVEGEKDYNAYMSEELFDAHLTPLGWRQVDNLRKHVYGFGINKKIELVIVSPLLRTMQTAVGVFGGEGYTDGINAPPLMVENAGKSNHTAISSLHSPPFIAVELCREHLGVHPCDRRRSVSEYRSIFPAIDFSLIESDEDILWRADIREKDEEVAARGQKFLKWLWTRKEKEIAVVSHSGFLYHTLSAFGNDCYPSVKSEICTHFANCELRSVVLVDRGMIGSDTAITNYPGKKPQGLDLPSDVVEEINPS; translated from the exons ATGTCCATTCTATATAAGACCCCTCTAATGCCTTCGCCATCACCGACGCTGCCTCTTTCTTTGAACAACAGCCTCTCATTTACTACCATTTCCTTCGCCATTTCAAAGCCTCCACGCAACCTAAGACCACCGCTACAACGTCACCCCTCTTCTCATACTTCTTCTTTACCACGCTGTTTCTCTTCTCTGTCAG AAATGGATGGCACAGTTGGTCAATGTCTTTACCCGCTACACCGCACTAAAACAATTCACCTG GTTAGGCACGCACAAGGGATTCACAACGTAGAAGGAGAAAAGGACTATAATGCTTATATGTCTGAAGAACTCTTTGATGCGCACCTTACCCCTCTAGGCTGGCGGCAG GTTGATAATCTGCGCAAGCACGTTTATGGATTTGGGATCAATAAGAAGATTGAATTGGTCATTGTTTCCCCTTTGTTAAG GACCATGCAGACAGCAGTCGGAGTATTTGGTGGGGAAGGGTACACGGATGGTATAAATGCCCCTCCATTGATGGTGGAAAACGCAGGGAAAAGTAACCATACTGCAATTTCAAGTTTACACTCTCCTCCATTTATTGCAGTTGAGCTTTGTCGAGAACATTTG GGAGTTCATCCATGTGATAGGAGAAGAAGCGTCAGTGAGTATCGGTCCATATTTCCAGCAATTGATTTTTCATTG ATTGAAAGTGATGAAGACATTTTGTGGAGGGCTGATATCAGAGAGAAGGATGAAGAAGTTGCAGCCAGGGGACAGAAGTTCTTGAAATG GTTGTGGACtcgaaaagagaaggagattgCAGTTGTTTCCCACAGTGGATTCTTATATCATACATTAAGTGCTTTTGGAAATGATTGTTATCCATCTGTGAAGAGTGAAATATGCACGCA CTTTGCGAATTGTGAGCTTCGTTCAGTGGTCCTTGTCGATAGAGG tatgataggatcagatacGGCAATAACTAATTATCCTGGAAAAAAACCTCAAGGGCTTGACCTTCCAAGTGATGTGGTGGAAGAGATTAATCCGTCTTAA
- the LOC118031300 gene encoding glycine-rich domain-containing protein 1: protein MEKQQELEWAKAQKIATNLDLVAAAKKQLRFLAEVDRHRYLYDGPFLVRAIHRYKYCWLPLLAKHAKSPVTKSPLVAPLDCEWIWHCHRLNPVCYRNDCKELYGRILGTWNVVSSTQAVCKEQTEEFWNRTYPTEPYELNPSTQLVESVGEAILGAQKTTEYDLVSAVKRQSSFYYQVSSPHMKNDTFL from the exons ATGGAGAAGCAGCAAGAATTGGAGTGGGCTAAAGCACAGAAGATTGCAACAAATCTAGACCTTGTAGCTGCAGCTAAAAAGCAGTTGCGGTTCCTTGCAGAGGTTGATAGGCATCGGTACCTCTATGATGGCCCTTTCCTTGTCCGGGCCATTCACAG GTACAAGTACTGTTGGCTTCCATTGTTAGCCAAGCATGCTAAATCTCCTGTTACAAAAAGCCCTTTGGTTGCCCCGCTTGATTGTGAATGGATCTGGCATTGTCACAGGCTCAATCCG GTGTGCTACAGGAATGACTGTAAGGAACTTTATGGGAGGATTCTCGGTACCTGGAATGTTGTATCTTCCACTCAGGCAGTTTGTAAGGAGCAAACTGAAGAATTCTGGAATAGAACCTATCCTACGGAACCATATGAACTGAATCCAAGCACCCAGTTAGTGGAGAGTGTTGGGGAAGCTATTCTAGGAGCCCAAAAAACCACAGAATATGATCTAGTTTCAGCTGTCAAAAGGCAGAGTTCTTTCTATTATCag GTATCAAGTCCCCATATGAAAAATGATACCTTTCTCTGA
- the LOC118031303 gene encoding phosphoglycerate mutase-like protein 1 isoform X2: protein MDGTVGQCLYPLHRTKTIHLVRHAQGIHNVEGEKDYNAYMSEELFDAHLTPLGWRQVDNLRKHVYGFGINKKIELVIVSPLLRTMQTAVGVFGGEGYTDGINAPPLMVENAGKSNHTAISSLHSPPFIAVELCREHLGVHPCDRRRSVSEYRSIFPAIDFSLIESDEDILWRADIREKDEEVAARGQKFLKWLWTRKEKEIAVVSHSGFLYHTLSAFGNDCYPSVKSEICTHFANCELRSVVLVDRGMIGSDTAITNYPGKKPQGLDLPSDVVEEINPS from the exons ATGGATGGCACAGTTGGTCAATGTCTTTACCCGCTACACCGCACTAAAACAATTCACCTG GTTAGGCACGCACAAGGGATTCACAACGTAGAAGGAGAAAAGGACTATAATGCTTATATGTCTGAAGAACTCTTTGATGCGCACCTTACCCCTCTAGGCTGGCGGCAG GTTGATAATCTGCGCAAGCACGTTTATGGATTTGGGATCAATAAGAAGATTGAATTGGTCATTGTTTCCCCTTTGTTAAG GACCATGCAGACAGCAGTCGGAGTATTTGGTGGGGAAGGGTACACGGATGGTATAAATGCCCCTCCATTGATGGTGGAAAACGCAGGGAAAAGTAACCATACTGCAATTTCAAGTTTACACTCTCCTCCATTTATTGCAGTTGAGCTTTGTCGAGAACATTTG GGAGTTCATCCATGTGATAGGAGAAGAAGCGTCAGTGAGTATCGGTCCATATTTCCAGCAATTGATTTTTCATTG ATTGAAAGTGATGAAGACATTTTGTGGAGGGCTGATATCAGAGAGAAGGATGAAGAAGTTGCAGCCAGGGGACAGAAGTTCTTGAAATG GTTGTGGACtcgaaaagagaaggagattgCAGTTGTTTCCCACAGTGGATTCTTATATCATACATTAAGTGCTTTTGGAAATGATTGTTATCCATCTGTGAAGAGTGAAATATGCACGCA CTTTGCGAATTGTGAGCTTCGTTCAGTGGTCCTTGTCGATAGAGG tatgataggatcagatacGGCAATAACTAATTATCCTGGAAAAAAACCTCAAGGGCTTGACCTTCCAAGTGATGTGGTGGAAGAGATTAATCCGTCTTAA